The nucleotide sequence AATTTTGCAGGCCTGGCTGTTGTGCCGGACACGGGGCGGCCGAGTCTTACAAGAGCACCAATGAGTTCCCAGATGAAAGCCTTTCCTTCATCAAATCCCACCCCCTCCTGGACGAGGCAGTCCCTCTGATACTGGACAAGCCCTGGTTGACCAGAACTGCTGCCAGGTAAGACAGTCAGGAGCCCGGGGTTGGGTGGGGGAGTTGGCGGGTGAGGGTGACCTCGAGGCGAGGCGTTCCGGAGCGAGATGGACACCTCCCAGACCCATGCCCTCTACCCGTTACCGCCCAAGGCacggatcagccacgatctaattggGATGGCCAGGGTGGGGCATgagcgaggggctgagtggcctccacctgttcctgtgTTCCGAGCAGCCTGGTGACGGTGCAGGCTTGTAAGTAACACGGAAGCAGAGTGGGCCGGAAATCTGAAACGGAAAGCGCTGGAAATGGcatctggcagagagagagagagagactgagttagcGTTCAGCGTGTTGACGCTCACAACCTGacctttgaccccccccccccacctcaaccaGGTCCAAGCTGATGCATATCGTGGCCGACACCTCGGCAGGTCCCTACCAGAACTACACGGTCCTGTTTGTGGGCTCACAGGAAGGGATCCTGTTGAAGATCCTGCCCAGAATCCATCCGGAAGCTCCGATGGACGGTCTGTTGCTGGAAGAGATGGATGTCTACAATCCggagaagtgagtgggggagggtatattggccttggaatggggtgggggagggtcaaTCGGAAActtccaaactgagattgatagatttctgttgggttaaggggattaagggtcgaggggctgaatggcctcctcctgttcctactggCTTATGAGTTAAGTGGGGTGGGCGGTGGGGGCTGTGCTGAGCCACGTGGGTCTAGAACCGTCCCAGTTTGGCCCACAGTCTGGGATGCACTGACTGGCCTCAGTTACAGGGGGCGTCTCGATCGGCCCCagttccctgggtcagagagaaggAGGGAAGGCCCGtccttccccattgatttctcaaagCGAGAGACACTCAAGAGGTTGTGGTGTTTTTTTTCGTCCGCTGTTTCAGGTGCAGTGCCAAAGGTGAGGACAAGAGGATTCTCGGCCTAGAGTTGGACAAGGACCATCATGCCTTGTTTGTGGGCTTCTCGGGCTGCGTCATTCGGGTGCCTCTCAGCCACTGCGAGAGCTACGGGCGGTGCAAGCGGTAAGTGAGGAGCGTTGACTCTTCCTGTGCAAAAATGCTGAGCAAGGAGGCCGTGGGGCTTTGAGCCCCATAATCCGGGCCCACACTCCCGGTGCCGGTATTGAGGGGGTGCCACACTGccgaaggtgccgtctttcaggatgAGGCGTTAAACCCAGGGccgcccccctccacaactccgtctgcccctctcaggtggatgccaaAGATCCCAcggcagccagtatgcgcacagcaagatcccacgaacagcagtgtgataatgacccagagccATCTGTTTTGTTCGCAATAAATATTGCACCCGTCCCTAATATCGCCTTGCGTGGCTTGGAGGGCGGGGGTTAGGGGGGTGGTGGGGTCAGGGTTCGCCACACAGTCACCTTGTTGTTGCAGGAGTTGCCCTGTGGCCCACTCACGTTGTGAACTTTGGAGTCGGTGGGGGTCAGGGGTCGAATCTGGAGCTAAAATGTCCAAACCTAATGGGACACAGAAATAAGTTGTTGGACTGCATCCAGAGTGTTTGCGAGCTGCACTCCCAGCATGGAGCCTCGCTCGTGGTTGGGGAGGGTGTCGTGCAGGGAGGGGGCTCTCCTGTCATGTGCGCATGGCACTGGTTGAGGCCTACTGACTGGGCCGAGGatcgagcctgggcctttcctgcccaGTCTGGTCCCAAAGTCAACTCTGTACGGCTGTGCCGTTGGGATTGGGGTTTGTGGAAGGGTGTGGGTGACGTGGCGAGGGAGAGATTTCTGTCTTAAATATCCCCACTGTACAGGGTGTATTTAATATCCGTGTGATAAACGCAAAGCTTTCATCTCCGTTCAGGACATGCATCGACTCGAGGGATCCGTACTGCGGCTGGTTGAAGACTGGACGCTGTGGCACTCTCCATCCTGGCACCAGGTTGGTAACTCTTTGGCAGGTTCTCTCCCCCTTTCCCACCATCATGTCAGCCATTTTGTGAGCGACACGAGGCAGGCCTGTAATCTCTTAAAAGTCATCGTGGATTTGAAAAGCCGTGTGTGGTGACACCTCATTTTGTAATATCAAATTATTCTGCTTTTTTTTTAAGCAGAAGCAGTTTTGAACAGGATGTGGAATACGGCAGGACAGAGCACCTGGGGCAGTGTGAGGGTGAGTACGCAGCCCTCCCTGAGCTATGTTCCTGTCGCTGCTGGTTTCTGAGGGGGGGGGACGATACTCCAGAGTGTCGGAGCACCAACCTGTTCATCATTCGACCCCATCTCCGCTTAAgaactcccccatttctctctctgtcggccattCCTGCTCGTCTGtcttctccatctgtctctctttcttgcaatacctcgctctttctctcccggtctctttattctCTCTtgttaaatctctctctctctctctcactgcctctctctgatTCGCTGTTGCTCCGTGTCCCTCTATTTCTCTTCATGTCTCTATCACGGTCCATCCGtaaatcactctctctctatctctccctccctctctctctctctgtctcgctgtccctctctctctctctgtctctctgtctctctctctctctctatctccctctgtctccctctctctctgtctctctggctccccctctctcactctctctctctgtctctctctgtgtctctctgtctctctctctctatctatctctctctgtctccctctgtctccctgtctccctccctctctgtctctctggctccccctctctcactctctctgtctgtctctctctctctgtctccctatctctctgttgctctctctcgctgtctctctctctgtgtctccctctctctctctctctctctctctctctctgtctgtctctctctctctgtctctctctctctgtctctctctctgtctctctctctctctctgtctctctctctctctatctctctctgtctctctctttctgcctctctctctctgcctctctctccctctctctctgcctctctctgtctttctctgtttatctctgtctccctctctctctctgtctctgtctctctctgtctctgtctctctctctgtctctcctctctctctctgtctctctcctctctctctctgtctctctctgtctctctctctctgtctctctctctctgtctgtttgtgtgtctgtctctctctctgtctctctctctctctgtctccctctctctctctgtctctgtctctctctgtctctgtctctctctctctctctgtctctctctctctctgtctctctctctctctctctctctcctgtctctctctgtctctctcctctctctctctgtctctctctgtctctctctctctgtctctctctctctgtctgtttgtgtgtctgtctctctctctgtctctctctctctctgtctccctctctctctctgtctctgtctccctctctgtctctctctctctctctgtctctctctctctctgtctctctctctctctctctctcctctctctctctgtctctctcctctctctctctgtctctctctgtctctctctctctgtctctctctctctgtctgtttgtgtgtctgtctctctctctctgtctctctctctctgtctccctctctctctctgtctctctgtctgtctccctctctctctctctgtctctgtctctctctctctctctgtctctctctctctgtctctctctctgtctctctctctctctgtctctctctctctctgtctccctctctctctctgtctctgtctctctctctctgtctctctctgtctctctctctctgtctctctctctctgtctgtttgtgtgtctgtctctctctctctgtctctctctctgtctccctctctctctctgtctctctgtctgtctccctctctctctctctgtctctgtctctctctctctctctgtctctctctctctgtctctctctctctgtctctctctctctctctctctctgtctctctctctctctgtctccctctctctctctgtctctgtctctctctgtctctgtctctctctctgtctctcctctctctctctgtctctctcctctctctctgtctctctgtctctctctctctgtctctctctctctgtctccctctctctctctgtctctctgtctgtctccctctctctctctgtctctctgtctgtctccctctctctctctctgtctctgtctctctctctctctctgtctctctctctctgtctctctctctgtctctctctctctctctctctgtctctctctctctctgtctccctctctctctctgtctctgtctctctctgtctctgtctctctctctgtctctcctctctctctctgtctctctcctctctctctgtctctctgtctctctctctctgtctctctctctctgtctccctctctctctctgtctctctgtctgtctccctctctctctctctgtctctgtctctctctctctctctgtctctctctctctgtctctctctctgtctctcctctctctctctgtctctctcctctctctctctctgtctctctgtctctctctctctgtctctctctctctgtctgtttgtgtgtctgtctctctctctgtctctctctctctctgtctccctctctctctctgtctctgtctctctctctctctctgtctctctctctctctgtctctctctctctctctcctctctctctctgtctctctctgtctctctctctctgtctctctctctctgtctgtttgtgtgtctgtctctctctctgtctctctctctctctgtctccctctctctctctgtctctgtctccctctctgtctctgtctctctctctctctctgtctctctctctctctgtctctctctctctctctctctcctctctctctctgtctctctcctctctctctctctgtctctctctctctgtctctctctctctgtctgtttgtgtgtctgtctctctctctctgtctctctctctctgtctccccgcccccaccctgGCCAAAACCCAGCAGTGAAATCTCCAGGCAGTCCCTGTGGGACCTTTAAGCACCTGCCCAGATCTCAACTGCCTGTTTGTCAGTTGCTTGCTGACTTGTTATGTTGAGTTGCTCGGTGCCAGGTGTGTGGGCGCAGGTATGTGGCTCTCCCCAGATTGGCAGCGTGCCGACACCTGCTTCATCAGGCTCAGTTGCTGGAAATCATGAAACTGTGACatctgaacacccctcccccagtcCGCCTGCAGAATAGGATCGCTCCTTTTGTCAAACATACCCAATTTTATCTAAAAACCCATTCtgggggatgtgagcgtcgctggccaggccccagcacttattgcccatcccctaattgccccttgagaaggtggtggtgagctgccttcttgaactgctgcagtccatgtggggtaggtacacccacagtgctgttaggaagggagttccaggattttgacccagcgacagtgaaggaacggccgatatagttccaagtcaggatggtgtgtgacttggaggggaacttgcaggtggtggtgttcccatgcatttgctgcccttgtccttctaggtggtagaggtcatgggtttggaaggtgctgtcgaaggagccttggtgagttgctgcagtgcatcttgtagatggtacacactgctgccactgtgcgtcggtggtggagggagtgaatgtttgtggatggggtgccaatcaagtgggttgctttgtcctggatggtgtcgagcttcttgagtgtcgttggagctgcacccatccaggcaagtggagagtattccatcacactcctgacttgtgccttgtagatggtggacaggctttggggagtcaggaggtgagttactcgctgcaggattcccagcctctgacctgctcttgtagccacggtatttatatggctactccagttcagtttctggtcaatggtaaccttcaaGAGTAATTGAGGGTCAGAGTGTAGGGGTCAGAGTGTAGGGGTCAGAGTGTAGGGGTCAGGGCATCGCTTGGAACTGAACGATTTGCCAGTGTTTCATTTCATCTTGAACTTCCCTTTGTTGTCTCTATCCCCCTTTCCCTGCAGACCTGGCTCCGTCTGTCCGGAACAGTCTTCACGATCTATCCAACGGTGAGTTATCCAACAACTCCTTCCCTCCGCCCCTCCGAGGTGGGGGTTTGTTCCAACGTGCCGGGATCTTTGACGCTCTGAGCCAATGGCTCGATGACCAGATGCACTGCCCGTTGGAGAGTTGGGTTTCGGGTCTTCAGTCCGGTCCTGACATGGCTGCTCCCTCGAAGGGGGCAGCATTGAGCTTCCTACCGGGCTACCTACCCGGAGAGACTCGGGGCCCCGCAATCCAGGCCGGCActcccagtgctgagggagtgctgcactgtcggaggtgccgtctttcaggatgaggcgttaaaccgaggcccccgcctGCCCCTCCTCGGGTGGGTCCTGCGGCACAGTGACAGTCtgaggaagagagcgggggagggggaaacTAGGCCTTGGGATCTTTAAGAACAActccttgcatttgtatagcacctttaatgtcgtagTGTCTCCTCGGGGATACGACCTCCTAAATGGCCCGGTCGTCATTCTCGAATTGGTGGGGTGCGGGGAAGCGGGGCGATGGAGgatgagagtggtgagaatgtggagctcgctaccacagggagtggttgagggggaatagcagagatacatttaaggggaagctggataaacacgtgagggagaaaggaatagaaggatatggggatagggtgagatggagaggaggtgggaggagactcgtgtggagcagaaacaccagcgcggagaagatgggccgaatggcctgtttctatgttccaaACTCAATCTAATTCCCTGTCCTGCTCTCCTTTTTATCCACCAGGAGTGAGGAAGGAGGCAGATAGCTTGGACACCAGCGGAAACATCCATGTGAACTTCCTGATTGCCTGCACAGTCTCGGCCTTCCTGttcggggccttcctctcaggcctGGTCTTCTCCTGGTACTGCAGCCGAGCCAAGAGGTCGGGCAAGGGCCCGGAGGCCTCCATGGCGCACACCATCTCCCTGCCCACCCTGGCCAAGCTCAGCGGGCTGCTGGACGGGCAGCCGATGGACAGCAAGATGGAGGCTCACCCCCCCAGGATGTACGCCAGCCTCCTGGTCAACTGCAACACCCGCATGGCCCACAGGGACTCCCGCTCGCAGCACCCCGAGCTGGCAGCCTTGCCCACCCCGGACTCCACGCCCGAGCTGCCCATGAAGAACGTCAAGCCCTTCCGGAGCCAGTGGGAGCGGGGCCACGGAGGCCAGGGCGCCAAGGACTTTGACCCACGGGTCCCGACGGCTCTGCACCCCTGCGGCCCGCAGGGCTTCCACATCCCCAGCGCCGTGGTGCTCCCCAACAACGCACTCGGCCGCGAGCCCTCCCTGGGCAGGCCCGCCGAGCCTGGGGACGAGAAGAAGGCCCCGGGCCCCGAGTACGGCCTACCCCACCTCCCCGGCGAGCTCCCGCAGAAAGTGGTGGACGTCAGCACCTTGGACGAGCTCCTGAGGCACCTCCACGAGATGAGCGTCAACTCGCGCGCCGCCCTGACCGCCAGCGAGGGCACCGCCCCTAGCGGCGAGGAATCGGGCCGCCCAGCCGCCGCCGCTGCCGGCCGGACGCAGCCCCGGGTGCCCGACCTGGAGAGCGCGGCCTACTACACCTCCGCCACCCTCCCGCGGGACGGCAGGAGGCCAGACCCGGCCCCCGCTGCGCCTCCCGGCCCGGCCGCCTCCCAATGCCCGGCGGCCAGGCCACCCCCTCAGAGGCACTCACTGTCCACCTTCCCCAAGACCAACCCCTCGGCCCCCGGCCTGGCCAAGCACCACAGCTTCAGCCAAACCCGGGGCCTCCCGCTCCTGCCGCCGGACTCGGCCGGGCCCTCGTCTGCCGTTGACCGCCATCACCGGGGCTTCCATTCTCGCCAGCCTGCCTACCCGGGCATGGGCACTGTGCCCCGGCAGGGGGCGCAGAGGGGCGGCTCGGCCAAGCCCAACGTCCCGCCAAAGCCACCGGTGAGCCCCGGACAGTCGCCCACCAGCCCCTCCAGCTCATAAACCCAATCGGGTGCCACACGTCTCTCGCCAAAGTGTGTGCTGGGTGAGAGCTCACGGGTAGCGGGTCTCGCCGAGGTCCTTTTTTTTTTATGTACGCAGACGGGCACCCGATCGAAACGACGCACCTGAGAGCTGCTTCCGAACTCCGCTGCTGAGCTTCCAACGCGAGATCCTTCTCGTCTGGGCTAGGAGGTCCCGCCACTtcttccgcccccccacccccgccccccaccccctccccccttaacCCTTTGCtccgagagagggagggaaagcctCATGGACAGGTCAGACCCTCAGGTGATCTGGAGCTCCAGTCTGACTGTGCGGTGAGCCAGGATGGGAAACACTTGGATTGAGTCGGAGAGTgggacaggctagaggggctgaatggtcaccCTCTTGTATCCTGTCTTTCTGAACGGACGGACGACCCAATCCGGGAACATGGTTGGCGGGCTTCAGAGAGCCGGcaccgcgcgagagagagagagagatacacgccTTATCGAGAAACTTCCAGAAGCTTCCTCCGTCATCCTTCCGGGGAGAGGGCAACAAGTTGGGAGCAATGAGGGAGGTTGAGGATGTTGTTATTCTTCACAATGAAGAGAATGTTTACAGAGGGGGCAGTGTCCCGCGTAGACTTCAGCTGGACAATTTGGGGCCACTTTCTAAGCCTCTTCCAGACGTTCACGTTTTTTTTCCGGCCGAGGAGTAGCAGCCAATAGGGACTGAATGCCGGCGTCAAAATTTTTGGTCGGGGGGTGATGGGGTTTGGGGGAAGAATGCTGCCGGCCAATGGGTTAGCGATGCTCGGCCCTCACGAGCAGGCATCCTGGACTACCACACGTCGGCCGTCGACCATCATTTCCCGCCGATTTTGAGGGTCGGGTAGCATCAAGCCCCGAAGGAGGCTTGGCCCGTGGATGCCCTTCCTCCTTGGGACCGCACTGGCCGAGAGGGTTTGCCAACTCTGGTTGTACATGTCCCCGGACGTTTCCTCATAACCGGACCACCcaaacccgcccccccccaccccccacccccagcgccACCTCACACGCCCTCCCGCCACTGGCCACCAGACACGTCCAACCTCGCGGCCTCCCCGTCAGCCAACCGGAAAAGCTAACAGAATCTTTGTTGCCCGACTTTGACGCGgggttctgttttttttaaatctctttccgCTTTTTAGTCGGACAGCTGTTTCTCCAGCTGCAGAGTAATccttcagcacccccccccccccttggagaCTCCCGAGCAACCCTG is from Heterodontus francisci isolate sHetFra1 chromosome 46, sHetFra1.hap1, whole genome shotgun sequence and encodes:
- the sema6cb gene encoding sema domain, transmembrane domain (TM), and cytoplasmic domain, (semaphorin) 6C isoform X1, with the translated sequence MPLLSGMMPSHRTAGSALLALTLLLARDSGTLASVFPKDIAPLNTVTSQNARGYPAFRGLASDNGSAPPGLDFQHMLRINQTLYIAARDHIYSFHLGLSPQEDLVPRRKVTWKTRASDVQNCALRGKRRDECHNFIRVLVPRNDQILFACGTNAFNPICRNYKMESLIQDGDELNGQARCPFDTRQTNIALFADGNLYSATMTDFLASDAVIYRSLGENPVLRTVKYDSKWLKEPHFVHAIEHGHYVYIFFREIAIEYTTLGRVVFSRVARVCKNDKGGSPRVLEKYWTSFLKARLNCSLSGESIFYFDVLQSVTGIVPINGRPAIIGVFTTQANSIPGSAICAFYLEDIQNTFDGRFKEQRSTDSMWMPVQDDQVPTPRPGCCAGHGAAESYKSTNEFPDESLSFIKSHPLLDEAVPLILDKPWLTRTAARSKLMHIVADTSAGPYQNYTVLFVGSQEGILLKILPRIHPEAPMDGLLLEEMDVYNPEKCSAKGEDKRILGLELDKDHHALFVGFSGCVIRVPLSHCESYGRCKRTCIDSRDPYCGWLKTGRCGTLHPGTSRSSFEQDVEYGRTEHLGQCEDLAPSVRNSLHDLSNGVRKEADSLDTSGNIHVNFLIACTVSAFLFGAFLSGLVFSWYCSRAKRSGKGPEASMAHTISLPTLAKLSGLLDGQPMDSKMEAHPPRMYASLLVNCNTRMAHRDSRSQHPELAALPTPDSTPELPMKNVKPFRSQWERGHGGQGAKDFDPRVPTALHPCGPQGFHIPSAVVLPNNALGREPSLGRPAEPGDEKKAPGPEYGLPHLPGELPQKVVDVSTLDELLRHLHEMSVNSRAALTASEGTAPSGEESGRPAAAAAGRTQPRVPDLESAAYYTSATLPRDGRRPDPAPAAPPGPAASQCPAARPPPQRHSLSTFPKTNPSAPGLAKHHSFSQTRGLPLLPPDSAGPSSAVDRHHRGFHSRQPAYPGMGTVPRQGAQRGGSAKPNVPPKPPVSPGQSPTSPSSS
- the sema6cb gene encoding sema domain, transmembrane domain (TM), and cytoplasmic domain, (semaphorin) 6C isoform X3, producing the protein MLRINQTLYIAARDHIYSFHLGLSPQEDLVPRRKVTWKTRASDVQNCALRGKRRDECHNFIRVLVPRNDQILFACGTNAFNPICRNYKMESLIQDGDELNGQARCPFDTRQTNIALFADGNLYSATMTDFLASDAVIYRSLGENPVLRTVKYDSKWLKEPHFVHAIEHGHYVYIFFREIAIEYTTLGRVVFSRVARVCKNDKGGSPRVLEKYWTSFLKARLNCSLSGESIFYFDVLQSVTGIVPINGRPAIIGVFTTQANSIPGSAICAFYLEDIQNTFDGRFKEQRSTDSMWMPVQDDQVPTPRPGCCAGHGAAESYKSTNEFPDESLSFIKSHPLLDEAVPLILDKPWLTRTAARSKLMHIVADTSAGPYQNYTVLFVGSQEGILLKILPRIHPEAPMDGLLLEEMDVYNPEKCSAKGEDKRILGLELDKDHHALFVGFSGCVIRVPLSHCESYGRCKRTCIDSRDPYCGWLKTGRCGTLHPGTSRSSFEQDVEYGRTEHLGQCEDLAPSVRNSLHDLSNGVRKEADSLDTSGNIHVNFLIACTVSAFLFGAFLSGLVFSWYCSRAKRSGKGPEASMAHTISLPTLAKLSGLLDGQPMDSKMEAHPPRMYASLLVNCNTRMAHRDSRSQHPELAALPTPDSTPELPMKNVKPFRSQWERGHGGQGAKDFDPRVPTALHPCGPQGFHIPSAVVLPNNALGREPSLGRPAEPGDEKKAPGPEYGLPHLPGELPQKVVDVSTLDELLRHLHEMSVNSRAALTASEGTAPSGEESGRPAAAAAGRTQPRVPDLESAAYYTSATLPRDGRRPDPAPAAPPGPAASQCPAARPPPQRHSLSTFPKTNPSAPGLAKHHSFSQTRGLPLLPPDSAGPSSAVDRHHRGFHSRQPAYPGMGTVPRQGAQRGGSAKPNVPPKPPVSPGQSPTSPSSS
- the sema6cb gene encoding sema domain, transmembrane domain (TM), and cytoplasmic domain, (semaphorin) 6C isoform X2; this translates as MPLLSGMMPSHRTAGSALLALTLLLARDSGTLASVFPKDIAPLNTVTSQNARGYPAFRGLASDNGSAPPGLDFQHMLRINQTLYIAARDHIYSFHLGLSPQEDLVPRRKVTWKTRASDVQNCALRGKRRDECHNFIRVLVPRNDQILFACGTNAFNPICRNYKMESLIQDGDELNGQARCPFDTRQTNIALFADGNLYSATMTDFLASDAVIYRSLGENPVLRTVKYDSKWLKEPHFVHAIEHGHYVYIFFREIAIEYTTLGRVVFSRVARVCKNDKGGSPRVLEKYWTSFLKARLNCSLSGESIFYFDVLQSVTGIVPINGRPAIIGVFTTQANSIPGSAICAFYLEDIQNTFDGRFKEQRSTDSMWMPVQDDQVPTPRPGCCAGHGAAESYKSTNEFPDESLSFIKSHPLLDEAVPLILDKPWLTRTAARSKLMHIVADTSAGPYQNYTVLFVGSQEGILLKILPRIHPEAPMDGLLLEEMDVYNPEKCSAKGEDKRILGLELDKDHHALFVGFSGCVIRVPLSHCESYGRCKRTCIDSRDPYCGWLKTGRCGTLHPGTRSSFEQDVEYGRTEHLGQCEDLAPSVRNSLHDLSNGVRKEADSLDTSGNIHVNFLIACTVSAFLFGAFLSGLVFSWYCSRAKRSGKGPEASMAHTISLPTLAKLSGLLDGQPMDSKMEAHPPRMYASLLVNCNTRMAHRDSRSQHPELAALPTPDSTPELPMKNVKPFRSQWERGHGGQGAKDFDPRVPTALHPCGPQGFHIPSAVVLPNNALGREPSLGRPAEPGDEKKAPGPEYGLPHLPGELPQKVVDVSTLDELLRHLHEMSVNSRAALTASEGTAPSGEESGRPAAAAAGRTQPRVPDLESAAYYTSATLPRDGRRPDPAPAAPPGPAASQCPAARPPPQRHSLSTFPKTNPSAPGLAKHHSFSQTRGLPLLPPDSAGPSSAVDRHHRGFHSRQPAYPGMGTVPRQGAQRGGSAKPNVPPKPPVSPGQSPTSPSSS